A window of Pungitius pungitius chromosome 19, fPunPun2.1, whole genome shotgun sequence genomic DNA:
CCCGTCCCGTGCATACAACTCAGAGTAGAAACACGTATGTGGAGTTGGTTGGTTTCACCATGCATCTTCGGACGAGTTGAAAGGTTTCATGCCAGGTTTTCTCTGCAAATTTCAAGTGCAGTTTGGAGATTTTGGACTCCATGACTAGAGCAGCATACGAAGGGAGACACAACGGCAGTCGTTATATCCACACACACCATTTTAAAGTAGTTTACAGTTGGATATCGACCGATAAAACGTTAAATCAGCATtaccttcctcctgctgctgattGGACAACAGTCTCCACCTGTACAAACGGGCCAACATTTATGCGGATCATccgatcaatcaatcaatcaatcaatcaatcacatGTTCAATAAACTGACCTCAATCTGAGCTTAATGTTTTACAACGATCCAAACTCGTGTTGCTTGGGAGATGCTTCTATGAGTGACATATCCAttcgcacacgcacaaacacgcacgcgcgcacgcacaaagAGGTGAAGCCGAGTGTCGTCTGGTTCTCTCGGGCGGGCGGGCGTTGTCAGACGGAGCCGAGGAGCCGCAGGACGCGCAGTCACACCGCGGCGGAGTCTCTGGAGCGGAGCTAGCCATGAGCTAACGCAGCAGCTAGCCCCAGTCTTCTCACACCGCGGCGGCTAAAACCGACGTTAAGTTCCTCCGCGTAGCGACGAACAGAGGGGTCTGTTTGCCGGGGTAGGTGATGTCAATGGCGGCAATGCTGCCGTTGCAAGTCATTGTTACGTTTGTTGTCtattttttaagtgtttttgtacatttctaGCGCGGCATGATTTAGTTGGGATTACCTGCTCGTTGTCGGTTGctagcattctttttttttttgtggctctcGAGGATCGACCGAACAGCTGTTGCCGGGTAACCGATTTTAAAGcatgtgtgggtgtttttttgtgtgttatctGGGCCTCTACCTTCACGTTGCACTCCCTCACGTCCTAAATAACGTTGCGGTGACGTTGACGTGCGTGAGTCGGTTAGTTAGCTCGTTAGCCACATCGTAGTCAACCTGCTAGCTAACTGTTGGTTTCACCTGCTGTTTGACATAGAGCACCAGCTAACATGCTATTAAGTTGGCATGATGGAAAGAATACTGCGTGTTGTTATTCGTGATTTATGTTGTAACGACAAGGTGAAATTGGTTACTGCGGTCAGGTAAACGCACAGGTGATTTTACGGAGTTGTTGACGTGCTTGTGATTCTAACTGCAGCTAATGAGCCAATTTCATGAGCGGCTTGGAATTAGTCACGTGGTTATAATGACAGACTTTAAATGGTAAACATGGTTGATATGGATccagggatatatatatatatatatatatatatatatatatatatatatatataccaagAGTTAACTTTCATGTATTGCCTTTTATATGGTTAAAGTAATTTCATCCTGCACTGCACCTGCGTATTATTGACTTTTAGTGCATTCACCCTCGATTTGTTAATTTGTATAATGACCTGCTGGCCGCGCTCCCATCTCCATCCCTGATCCCCAAGGGGGGGTCTGTGTGGACCTGTGATGGGGAAAGAGCATTAACAATCCCTTCATGGTTTTCCTTTACTCTTCTTGGACTGGAAACTCACTCACTAAGTGTCAGATTTGTATGCAGTCCTGTTGGAAGTTTGGGTAATACTGCCTTTTGTCATCCAGAACCTgtaaaaaaatcatatttcttTGCTGAATAGATTTCAAAGAGACGTTTTAGGTTAATGGAATGTGCCTACTGTATTCAATGGTAGTAACGTCTACCTATCTATATTTCATCACCGCGAGTAGTAGCTTTGCAAACAAGGCGTGGCAGCTTCTTCATTTTCTGATCTTTACATTATCTGAATGACGGTGAATGCACCTCCCTCGCAGATCTATTTTTCTGGGACCCTCCACATAATAACCGCATATTATACTGGGAAACCCTGCCTAATTACCTTTTCTCTTGGAGAGAATAAAGGAACAGTGTGAAGTAAAAAGCTACTTGAAGGGAAATGTAATCATTTTGCAAGAACatagaaaatattaaaaaaactcGTAAAGCAGTTTAAGGTACTAATTCAGTGCTGATGCTACCTATCGCATTTCATCTATCCGCATTCTTAACCAGCAACCGAGCATAATCCTCTGTACTAATGTCACATTTACAGTGTAATGGCACTTTCTCCTGGTTTTAAGAAGCAGTGATGGCTTCGCCTtgtaaatgatgatgataaatctctggatttcttttctcatctaccttttttctttttggatttcTTCCCCAGGATTAATAATTCGGCCCCCTTGTTGCAGCTGGACTCTTACAGCCTTCCTCTCTCAGTCCTTCCCTTCACCTTTCACACTCGGACCTCTCGGCACCCACGGCCATGGCAGCTGCTAAGCCGAAAGGGCAGAACTCTCTAGCCCTTCACAAAGTGATCATGGTGGGCAGTGGAGGGGTGGGGAAGTCCGCCCTCACGCTCCAGTTCATGTATGACGAGGTGAGCAACTCACTTACTTCTTGGCACAAAGCGTCACCCAAACGGGACCACAGTTGTTGACgtgaatatattttatttcctttcccGCCCTTTGCAGTTTGTTGAAGACTATGAGCCCACCAAAGCCGACAGCTACAGGAAGAAAGTGGTGCTGGACGGAGAAGAGGTGCAGATCGACATCCTCGACACAGCTGGACAAGAGGACTACGCGGCCATCCGAGATAACTACTTCCGCAGCGGCGAGGGTTTCCTCTGCGTGTTCTCCATCACGGAACTGGAGTCGTTCGCAGCGACGGTCGACTTCAGGTAGAAAAACGAGGCGTCGTCAAGAGACGTCCTTTTAGATGTGACCGACTgtgaccttccccccccccctgctcaaaTGCAAAAGagacctttttatttattttccccattTCAGCCACATCACCAGATGTCACGTTTTCTGATTCACCCTCTTTGCAGAGAGCAGATTCTGCGGGTGAAGGAGGATGAGAACGTGCCCTTTCTCTTGGTCGGGAACAAGTCTGATTTGGACGACCGGAGGCAGGTCAGCGCCGACGAGGCGAAGGCCCGCGCCGAGCAGTGGGGCGTGTGCTACGTGGAGACCTCCGCTAAAACCCGGGCCAATGTGGACAAGGTACGTAGGGACTAGCGGGCGTTTACGTCGTTGACTTTGGTCCAAACAAAGAGGCGTGAactcctcctttttttgtcttttttttttttttttattattaatttttttaaacaggtgttCTTTGACCTGATGAGAGAGATCCGGGCGAGGAAAATGGAGGACAGCAAAGAGAAGAACGgcaagaagaaaagtaaaagttTGGCCAAGAGAATTCGAGAGAGATGCTGTATTTTATAGTGGTCAAAGAGGGCAGGAAGGCTGCTTATGTACAAATACATTTCTCAGacttttgcatttattttgtgcCCATACCTGACCATGACTTTCTGACCGCGTGTCGGGGAGTAGTAAGGTGGCACCGCACTCACCATTTATAGCTCTTAACTCTGCTGACACTTGATGTGTCTTCCTTCTTTTACTCCGACCACATTACAAAGTGTAATGTTTGATTTAGGTCCTAAGCCCCAAACCTTTCATTGTAAAGTATgatgtgtataatatatatattcagacaAAATGTGCAGAAGAAACGAATGTGAATGCGTCAGAGCCACGCTTTGGACGGGATAGTGGGGGGAGAAGATGTACGTGAACAGACTCGGTGTCGCGTCAACCTCGGAATTCATCAAGTGCCACAACGAGCGAATCTAAAGAAGCGTTTCAATTGAAAGACCAAGAGCCCAAATGTAATGCCGATCCCCACTT
This region includes:
- the ralaa gene encoding ras-related protein Ral-A, translated to MAAAKPKGQNSLALHKVIMVGSGGVGKSALTLQFMYDEFVEDYEPTKADSYRKKVVLDGEEVQIDILDTAGQEDYAAIRDNYFRSGEGFLCVFSITELESFAATVDFREQILRVKEDENVPFLLVGNKSDLDDRRQVSADEAKARAEQWGVCYVETSAKTRANVDKVFFDLMREIRARKMEDSKEKNGKKKSKSLAKRIRERCCIL